One region of Etheostoma cragini isolate CJK2018 chromosome 16, CSU_Ecrag_1.0, whole genome shotgun sequence genomic DNA includes:
- the hook3 gene encoding protein Hook homolog 3 isoform X7, which translates to MTTSGALDRMELCESLLTWIQTFGVEAPCKTVEDLTSGIVMAQALQKIDVVYFNDSWISRVKPEVGDNWRLKISNLKKVLKGILDYNQEILGQHINDFTLPDVNLIGEHSDAAELGRMLQLILGCAVNCEQKQEYIQTIMMMEESVQHVVMTAIQELMSKETPVMGGNDSYVDLDRQLKKTAEELNDALSTKEEIAQRCRELDMQVAALQEEKSSLLAENQILMERLNQSDSIEDINSPAGRRHLQLQTQLEQLQEETFRLEASKDDYRIRCEELEKELLDVKSQNEELASLADEAQSLKDEMDVLRHSSDKVSKLEGTVEHYKKKLEDMGLLRRQNKLMEEKNTLLMQSTVSLEEELRKANATKGQLETYKRQVVELQNRLSEESKKADKMEFEYKRVKEKVDSLQKEKDRMRTERDSLKETIEELHCVQAQEGQLTSGLFPMVSNDGSDSLAAEITTPEIREHLIRLQHENKMLKLDQEGSDNEKIALLQSLLEDASRRKNELETENRLINQRLMEEQSQVEELQKNLQEQGSKADDSSILKKKYEEHIEKVRELNNELLKKNAFIDEMEPKYNSSSQRVEELEEALKKKDEDMKQMEERYKKYLEKAKSVIRTLDPKQNQGSGPEVQALKNQLQEKDRMLHSLEKEMDKTKSQRDYEEKLIVSAWYNMGMSYQKKAAEDRLANTGSGQSFLARQRQATSTRRSYPGHVQPATAR; encoded by the exons ATCCAGACATTTGGAGTGGAGGCTCCGTGCAAGACAGTAGAAGACTTGACAAGTGGCATCGTCATGGCCCAAGCTCTACAGAAAAT AGATGTAGTGTATTTCAATGACTCTTGGATTAGTAGAGTCAAGCCAGAGGTTGGAGACAACTGGAGGTTAAAG ATCAGCAATCTAAAGAAAGTTCTAAAAGGCATTCTAGACTATAACCAGGAG ATCCTAGGTCAGCACATTAACGACTTCACGCTACCAGATGTTAACCTTATTGGTGAGCACTCTGACGCGGCAGAACTTGGGAGGATGCTTCAACTTATACTGGGCTGTGCTGTCAACTGTGAACAGAAACAAG AATATATCCAGACCATAATGATGATGGAGGAGTCAGTGCAGCATGTTGTCATGACAGCCATCCAAGAG CTGATGAGTAAAGAGACACCGGTGATGGGAGGAAATGACTCGTATGTGGATCTAGACAGACAG ctgAAGAAGACAGCAGAGGAGCTGAATGATGCTTTGTCTACCAAGGAAGAGATCGCCCAGAGGTGCCGCGAGCTTGACATGCAG GTGGCAGCCCTGCAAGAGGAGAAGAGCAGTTTGCTGGCAGAAAACCAGATCCTGATGGAGAGACTTAACCAGTCTGACTCCATAGAGGACATAAACAGCCCTGCCGGACGCAGACACCTCCAGCTGCAGACACAACTGGAGCAACTGCAGGAAGAAACTTTTAG gttggaGGCATCAAAAGATGATTATCGGATCCGTTGCGAAGAGCTTGAAAAAGAACTCTTGGATGTCAAGTCGCAGAATGAAGAGCTTGCGTCGCTGGCTGATGAAGCCCAGTCTCTCAAGGACGAGATGGATGTCCTACG GCATTCATCAGACAAAGTGTCAAAGCTGGAGGGCACAGTGGAGCACTACAAGAAGAAACTAGAGGACATGGGACTTCTCAGGAGACAG AATAAGCTTATGGAGGAGAAGAACACATTGTTAATGCAGAGCACCGTCAGTTTGGAAGAAGAGTTACGAAAGGCGAATGCTACCAAGGGCCAGCTGGAGACGTACAAGAGACAG GTGGTCGAACTTCAGAACAGACTGTCGGAGGAGTCTAAAAAGGCCGACAAGATGGAGTTTGAGTACAAACGCGTCAAAGAGAAGGTGGACTctctacaaaaagaaaaagat cGGATGCGGACGGAGAGAGACTCTCTGAAGGAAACAATTGAGGAGCTACACTGCGTCCAAGCCCAGGAGGGACAGCTTACCTCAG GTTTGTTCCCAATGGTCAGCAACGATGGCTCTGATTCGCTGGCTGCTGAGATCACCACCCCAGAGATTCG AGAACATTTGATTCGTCTTCAGCATGAGAACAAGATGTTGAAGCTGGACCAGGAGGGATCAGACAATGAGAAGATTGCACTGTTGCAGAGTCTACTGGAGGATGCCAGCAGAAGAAAGAATGAGCTGGAGACAGAGAACAG GTTAATCAATCAGCGCCTGATGGAGGAACAGAGTCAGGTGGAGGAGCTACAGAAAAATCTTCAAGAACAGGGTTCCAAAGCAGATGAT tcttCCATTTTGAAGAAGAAATATGAGGAGCACAT AGAGAAAGTACGAGAGTTGAACAATGAGTTACTGAAGAAGAATGCCTTCATCGATGAGATGGAGCCGAAATACAACAGCAGCT CCCAACGAGTGGAAGAACTGGAAGAGGCGTTGAAGAagaaagatgaagacatgaaacaGATGGAGGAGAGATATAAGAAATACCTGGAAAAAGCCAAGAGT GTGATCCGGACCCTGGACCCCAAACAGAACCAGGGTTCAGGCCCAGAGGTCCAGGCCCTGAAGAACCAGCTGCAGGAGAAGGACAGGATGTTGCACTCATTGGAG AAAGAGATGGACAAGACAAAAAGCCAGAGAGATTATGAGGAGAAACTGATTGTGTCAGCCTGGTACAATATG GGCATGTCTTACCAGAAGAAGGCGGCTGAAGACAGACTTGCCAACACCGGTTCTGGTCAGTCCTTTCTGGCCCGGCAAAGACAAGCCACCAGCACACGCCGCTCCTATCCGGGCCACGTCCAGCCAGCTACCGCAAGGTAG
- the hook3 gene encoding protein Hook homolog 3 isoform X3, with the protein MTTSGALDRMELCESLLTWIQTFGVEAPCKTVEDLTSGIVMAQALQKIDVVYFNDSWISRVKPEVGDNWRLKISNLKKVLKGILDYNQEILGQHINDFTLPDVNLIGEHSDAAELGRMLQLILGCAVNCEQKQEYIQTIMMMEESVQHVVMTAIQELMSKETPVMGGNDSYVDLDRQLKKTAEELNDALSTKEEIAQRCRELDMQALHVQEERDRLRLDFNELEERVAALQEEKSSLLAENQILMERLNQSDSIEDINSPAGRRHLQLQTQLEQLQEETFRLEASKDDYRIRCEELEKELLDVKSQNEELASLADEAQSLKDEMDVLRHSSDKVSKLEGTVEHYKKKLEDMGLLRRQNKLMEEKNTLLMQSTVSLEEELRKANATKGQLETYKRQVVELQNRLSEESKKADKMEFEYKRVKEKVDSLQKEKDRMRTERDSLKETIEELHCVQAQEGQLTSGLFPMVSNDGSDSLAAEITTPEIREHLIRLQHENKMLKLDQEGSDNEKIALLQSLLEDASRRKNELETENRLINQRLMEEQSQVEELQKNLQEQGSKADDTISSILKKKYEEHIEKVRELNNELLKKNAFIDEMEPKYNSSSQRVEELEEALKKKDEDMKQMEERYKKYLEKAKSVIRTLDPKQNQGSGPEVQALKNQLQEKDRMLHSLEKEMDKTKSQRDYEEKLIVSAWYNMGMSYQKKAAEDRLANTGSGQSFLARQRQATSTRRSYPGHVQPATASNVTA; encoded by the exons ATCCAGACATTTGGAGTGGAGGCTCCGTGCAAGACAGTAGAAGACTTGACAAGTGGCATCGTCATGGCCCAAGCTCTACAGAAAAT AGATGTAGTGTATTTCAATGACTCTTGGATTAGTAGAGTCAAGCCAGAGGTTGGAGACAACTGGAGGTTAAAG ATCAGCAATCTAAAGAAAGTTCTAAAAGGCATTCTAGACTATAACCAGGAG ATCCTAGGTCAGCACATTAACGACTTCACGCTACCAGATGTTAACCTTATTGGTGAGCACTCTGACGCGGCAGAACTTGGGAGGATGCTTCAACTTATACTGGGCTGTGCTGTCAACTGTGAACAGAAACAAG AATATATCCAGACCATAATGATGATGGAGGAGTCAGTGCAGCATGTTGTCATGACAGCCATCCAAGAG CTGATGAGTAAAGAGACACCGGTGATGGGAGGAAATGACTCGTATGTGGATCTAGACAGACAG ctgAAGAAGACAGCAGAGGAGCTGAATGATGCTTTGTCTACCAAGGAAGAGATCGCCCAGAGGTGCCGCGAGCTTGACATGCAG GCCCTCCATGTCCAAGAGGAGCGTGATAGACTGAGGTTAGACTTTAATGAGCTAGAAGAGAGG GTGGCAGCCCTGCAAGAGGAGAAGAGCAGTTTGCTGGCAGAAAACCAGATCCTGATGGAGAGACTTAACCAGTCTGACTCCATAGAGGACATAAACAGCCCTGCCGGACGCAGACACCTCCAGCTGCAGACACAACTGGAGCAACTGCAGGAAGAAACTTTTAG gttggaGGCATCAAAAGATGATTATCGGATCCGTTGCGAAGAGCTTGAAAAAGAACTCTTGGATGTCAAGTCGCAGAATGAAGAGCTTGCGTCGCTGGCTGATGAAGCCCAGTCTCTCAAGGACGAGATGGATGTCCTACG GCATTCATCAGACAAAGTGTCAAAGCTGGAGGGCACAGTGGAGCACTACAAGAAGAAACTAGAGGACATGGGACTTCTCAGGAGACAG AATAAGCTTATGGAGGAGAAGAACACATTGTTAATGCAGAGCACCGTCAGTTTGGAAGAAGAGTTACGAAAGGCGAATGCTACCAAGGGCCAGCTGGAGACGTACAAGAGACAG GTGGTCGAACTTCAGAACAGACTGTCGGAGGAGTCTAAAAAGGCCGACAAGATGGAGTTTGAGTACAAACGCGTCAAAGAGAAGGTGGACTctctacaaaaagaaaaagat cGGATGCGGACGGAGAGAGACTCTCTGAAGGAAACAATTGAGGAGCTACACTGCGTCCAAGCCCAGGAGGGACAGCTTACCTCAG GTTTGTTCCCAATGGTCAGCAACGATGGCTCTGATTCGCTGGCTGCTGAGATCACCACCCCAGAGATTCG AGAACATTTGATTCGTCTTCAGCATGAGAACAAGATGTTGAAGCTGGACCAGGAGGGATCAGACAATGAGAAGATTGCACTGTTGCAGAGTCTACTGGAGGATGCCAGCAGAAGAAAGAATGAGCTGGAGACAGAGAACAG GTTAATCAATCAGCGCCTGATGGAGGAACAGAGTCAGGTGGAGGAGCTACAGAAAAATCTTCAAGAACAGGGTTCCAAAGCAGATGAT ACCATA tcttCCATTTTGAAGAAGAAATATGAGGAGCACAT AGAGAAAGTACGAGAGTTGAACAATGAGTTACTGAAGAAGAATGCCTTCATCGATGAGATGGAGCCGAAATACAACAGCAGCT CCCAACGAGTGGAAGAACTGGAAGAGGCGTTGAAGAagaaagatgaagacatgaaacaGATGGAGGAGAGATATAAGAAATACCTGGAAAAAGCCAAGAGT GTGATCCGGACCCTGGACCCCAAACAGAACCAGGGTTCAGGCCCAGAGGTCCAGGCCCTGAAGAACCAGCTGCAGGAGAAGGACAGGATGTTGCACTCATTGGAG AAAGAGATGGACAAGACAAAAAGCCAGAGAGATTATGAGGAGAAACTGATTGTGTCAGCCTGGTACAATATG GGCATGTCTTACCAGAAGAAGGCGGCTGAAGACAGACTTGCCAACACCGGTTCTGGTCAGTCCTTTCTGGCCCGGCAAAGACAAGCCACCAGCACACGCCGCTCCTATCCGGGCCACGTCCAGCCAGCTACCGCAAG